One region of Clavibacter michiganensis subsp. tessellarius genomic DNA includes:
- a CDS encoding ketopantoate reductase family protein: MLIGVVGAGAVGGTVAALLERAGHQVDVTARGPHLRAIQDRGLRLAGGWGDHVARVAAAERLGRPPELAIVATKIADARDAMRENAGWLRDVPVLVVQNGLSGLRMGAECLPRSRVVGGLALLATSLTEPGLVTVTGPAGIHIGSADGPDGAGVELVRRVLDPVMPVSVAPDFRGAQWTKLVVNGINAVPAVTGLSAQAVIADPVMRRVVTRAMQETVRTGLARGVVFGALAGLTHRRLKAFASMPVGLAGRLPVSLARAMGSVPNPGSTLQSIRRDRPTEIDHLNGAVAALAPGAGQDARVNAALVQLVHGVEASGRHISPAELVRLVPR, from the coding sequence GTGCTGATCGGGGTCGTGGGGGCCGGCGCGGTCGGAGGGACCGTCGCCGCGCTGCTGGAGCGGGCGGGCCACCAGGTGGACGTCACCGCGCGCGGGCCGCACCTGCGCGCCATCCAGGACCGCGGGCTGCGGCTGGCCGGCGGATGGGGCGACCACGTCGCGCGCGTCGCCGCCGCCGAGCGCCTCGGCCGGCCGCCCGAGCTCGCCATCGTCGCCACGAAGATCGCCGACGCCCGCGACGCGATGCGGGAGAACGCCGGCTGGCTCCGGGACGTCCCCGTCCTCGTCGTGCAGAACGGCCTGTCGGGCCTGCGGATGGGCGCCGAGTGCCTGCCGCGCTCCCGGGTCGTGGGCGGGCTCGCGCTCCTCGCCACCTCGTTGACGGAACCGGGGCTCGTCACCGTCACGGGACCCGCCGGCATCCACATCGGCTCGGCGGACGGCCCCGACGGCGCCGGGGTCGAGCTCGTGCGCCGCGTGCTGGATCCGGTGATGCCCGTGAGCGTCGCCCCCGACTTCCGCGGCGCGCAGTGGACGAAGCTCGTCGTGAACGGGATCAACGCGGTCCCGGCGGTCACGGGCCTCAGCGCGCAGGCGGTGATCGCCGACCCCGTCATGCGGCGGGTCGTCACGCGTGCCATGCAGGAGACGGTCCGGACGGGCCTGGCCCGCGGCGTCGTGTTCGGCGCGCTCGCCGGCCTCACGCACCGCCGGCTGAAGGCCTTCGCGTCGATGCCCGTCGGCCTCGCCGGTCGGCTGCCCGTGTCGCTCGCGCGCGCCATGGGGAGCGTGCCGAACCCGGGGTCGACCCTGCAGAGCATCCGCCGCGACCGGCCCACGGAGATCGACCACCTCAACGGCGCCGTCGCCGCGCTCGCGCCGGGCGCCGGACAGGACGCGCGCGTGAACGCCGCGCTCGTGCAGCTCGTGCACGGGGTGGAGGCGAGCGGACGGCACATCTCCCCCGCCGAGCTCGTGCGGCTCGTCCCGCGCTGA
- a CDS encoding A/G-specific adenine glycosylase encodes MPETALARDVNAWFRENARDLPWRRDGFGSWGILVSEFMLQQTPVVRVIPRLEEWLVRWPTPQALASTPASEAVRAWGRLGYPRRALNLHACAVAITERHGGEVPEDVDALLDLPGVGPYTARAVAAFAFGHRHPVVDVNVRRVLARAVAGQGDPGPARTAVDLAAMEAQLPADVAEARVFNAGTMELGAVVCTARAPRCGECPIRGLCAWRAAGYPAYDGPARAVQKKYEGSDRQVRGLLLAELRSSHSPVSAADLATAWPEPVQRDRALAGLVADGLAVVQPDGTYALPS; translated from the coding sequence ATGCCCGAGACCGCCCTCGCCCGAGACGTCAACGCCTGGTTCCGGGAGAACGCGCGGGACCTGCCGTGGCGGCGCGACGGGTTCGGATCCTGGGGCATCCTCGTCAGCGAGTTCATGCTCCAGCAGACGCCGGTCGTCCGGGTGATCCCGCGGCTCGAGGAGTGGCTCGTGCGCTGGCCCACGCCCCAGGCGCTCGCCTCCACGCCCGCCAGCGAGGCCGTCCGCGCGTGGGGCCGGCTCGGCTACCCGCGCCGCGCGCTCAACCTGCACGCGTGCGCGGTCGCGATCACGGAGCGGCACGGCGGCGAGGTGCCCGAGGACGTGGACGCCCTGCTCGACCTGCCCGGCGTCGGCCCGTACACGGCGCGCGCCGTCGCCGCCTTCGCGTTCGGGCACCGGCACCCGGTGGTGGACGTCAACGTGCGGCGGGTGCTCGCGCGCGCGGTCGCCGGCCAGGGCGATCCGGGTCCCGCGCGGACGGCCGTCGACCTCGCCGCCATGGAGGCGCAGCTGCCGGCCGACGTCGCCGAGGCGCGCGTCTTCAACGCGGGGACGATGGAGCTCGGCGCGGTCGTCTGCACGGCACGGGCGCCCCGCTGCGGGGAGTGCCCGATCCGGGGCCTGTGCGCGTGGCGGGCGGCCGGGTACCCGGCGTACGACGGACCGGCGCGCGCAGTGCAGAAGAAGTACGAGGGATCCGACAGGCAGGTGCGCGGCCTCCTGCTCGCCGAGCTGCGGTCGAGCCACTCCCCCGTGAGCGCCGCCGACCTCGCGACGGCCTGGCCCGAGCCGGTCCAGCGCGACCGCGCGCTCGCCGGGCTGGTCGCCGACGGGCTGGCCGTCGTGCAGCCCGACGGCACGTACGCCCTGCCGAGCTGA